The following proteins are co-located in the Desulfobacterales bacterium genome:
- a CDS encoding nucleoside phosphorylase, translating to MEKTDGLIKPLRPPAGLEPGFSVLMVSHPADIAAIPKSLNLKAEASHRVLMSRLYILGDLTVIGPFMGAPYAVALLENLIAWGAGEIIYYGWAGALSSVLGIGDVIIPTRALVDEGTTRCYFNDNTAASFPNTGLQEKLQSRLDVSPAAIHGGAIWTTDGLFNETPEKIAHYQAQEALAVEMEASALFSVSGYRSIPIGCLLVISDDLSHGDWQPGFSEKRFKRTRHRVCSLLPEIFMTKGDL from the coding sequence ATGGAAAAAACAGATGGGCTCATAAAGCCGCTTCGCCCCCCTGCCGGACTGGAACCAGGCTTTTCGGTGCTGATGGTCAGCCATCCCGCCGACATTGCAGCCATCCCAAAATCCCTGAATCTTAAAGCAGAAGCCAGCCATCGGGTCCTGATGAGCCGGCTCTATATACTGGGCGATCTCACGGTGATCGGCCCTTTCATGGGCGCCCCCTATGCGGTGGCGCTGCTTGAAAATCTGATCGCCTGGGGGGCCGGAGAAATCATATATTATGGATGGGCCGGCGCCCTGTCGTCTGTGCTTGGCATCGGCGATGTGATTATCCCCACCCGCGCCCTGGTTGATGAAGGTACGACAAGGTGTTATTTTAATGATAACACAGCGGCTTCATTTCCAAACACCGGGCTTCAGGAAAAGCTGCAGTCCCGCTTGGATGTGAGCCCGGCAGCGATCCACGGTGGCGCCATATGGACCACTGATGGGCTTTTTAATGAAACGCCCGAAAAAATAGCGCATTATCAGGCCCAGGAGGCACTTGCTGTTGAAATGGAAGCCTCCGCATTGTTTTCCGTCTCCGGATACCGTTCGATTCCTATCGGCTGCTTACTTGTGATATCTGATGACCTGTCCCACGGGGATTGGCAGCCGGGTTTCTCAGAAAAACGGTTTAAACGCACCCGGCATCGGGTTTGTTCTTTGCTGCCAGAAATTTTTATGACGAAAGGGGACCTGTAA
- the glyS gene encoding glycine--tRNA ligase subunit beta: protein MAQLLVEIGTEELPAGYIGPALKAFSGSLLQYLDQHRISHGEARVFGTPRRLAVMIDDVADRQTPQTQELMGPPAKVAFDESGTPTVAAKKFAEKNGVPLDRLLVRETEKGRYVVARKTDPARATKTMLKNSLAGLVLAIPFPKTMRWSNLNILFARPIHSLLALLGDQVISFTVGEIKSNRYTFGHRFLYPKKIKLSDAAAYLPALKDAWVITDIKARRVQMEQQMAEAVKPVGGSVLPDAELVDIVTNLIEYPATVLGAFDERFLEIPREVLITAMREHQRYFAVVDKENRVMPCFLAVNNTLAKDMDLIKRGHERVLKARLEDARFFFKTDLNVSPDDMTEKLKHVLFQADLGSVFDKVSRVRSVAEKIAGHLALAPETAKQLDRAAWLSKADLVSQMVNEFPKLQGVMGRIYARAAGEEKLCAQAIEEHYRPVYSGGQLPETVPGSVLSISEKIDTICGCFLIGLIPSGASDPYALRRQGIGLLQIILANGFALSLNELIAMSLATFKDIKPHTSFEEAAGQAESFLMNRLAHILESEGIARDAVAAVLSVSQSDELPVIAEKARSLQQLKNEPEFDTLATGFKRVVNIIRKADPADTANETVEPSLFEYPAENALFDKFTAIREEVRQMLAERRIDQAFTAVAALRSPVDQFFDDVLVMSDNAGLRQNRLALLSRISRLFALLADFSKIST from the coding sequence ATGGCTCAGCTACTGGTTGAAATCGGAACCGAAGAACTCCCGGCCGGCTATATCGGGCCGGCCTTGAAAGCATTTTCTGGTAGTTTGCTTCAGTATCTGGATCAGCACCGGATTTCCCACGGAGAGGCTCGCGTGTTCGGCACCCCGCGGCGGCTTGCGGTCATGATCGATGATGTGGCGGACCGGCAGACGCCCCAGACCCAGGAACTCATGGGGCCGCCGGCAAAAGTGGCATTTGATGAAAGCGGCACGCCGACAGTAGCGGCGAAAAAGTTTGCCGAAAAAAACGGCGTCCCGCTCGACCGGCTCTTGGTCAGGGAGACGGAGAAGGGGCGATACGTGGTGGCACGAAAAACCGATCCGGCCCGGGCCACAAAAACGATGCTGAAAAACTCACTGGCCGGCCTTGTCCTGGCCATTCCGTTTCCAAAGACCATGCGGTGGTCGAATTTGAATATCTTATTCGCCCGACCCATTCACTCTTTGCTGGCTCTTCTTGGCGATCAGGTCATATCGTTTACAGTGGGCGAGATCAAAAGCAATCGCTATACCTTCGGGCACCGGTTTCTGTATCCCAAAAAAATCAAGCTCTCCGATGCCGCAGCGTATCTGCCGGCATTAAAAGATGCGTGGGTAATTACCGATATTAAAGCGCGCCGGGTCCAAATGGAACAGCAGATGGCGGAGGCGGTCAAACCGGTGGGCGGCTCCGTGCTGCCGGATGCGGAGCTGGTGGATATTGTCACGAACCTGATCGAATATCCGGCCACGGTTTTGGGCGCCTTTGATGAACGGTTTCTGGAGATTCCGCGTGAAGTCCTGATCACCGCCATGCGCGAGCACCAGCGCTATTTTGCGGTGGTGGATAAAGAGAATCGGGTCATGCCCTGTTTTCTGGCTGTCAACAATACCCTGGCCAAAGACATGGACCTGATCAAGCGCGGGCATGAACGGGTGCTTAAGGCCCGATTGGAGGATGCCCGGTTCTTTTTCAAAACGGACTTAAATGTCTCCCCTGACGACATGACCGAAAAGTTAAAGCACGTGCTGTTTCAGGCGGATCTGGGCTCTGTGTTTGACAAGGTGAGCCGGGTCAGAAGCGTTGCCGAAAAGATAGCCGGTCACCTGGCCCTGGCGCCGGAGACCGCAAAGCAGCTGGACCGGGCGGCCTGGTTATCCAAGGCCGACCTGGTCTCCCAGATGGTAAACGAATTTCCCAAACTCCAGGGGGTGATGGGCCGCATTTATGCCCGGGCCGCCGGTGAAGAAAAACTTTGCGCCCAGGCCATAGAAGAGCACTACCGGCCCGTATATTCCGGCGGCCAGCTTCCGGAAACCGTTCCCGGCAGTGTTTTAAGCATTTCTGAAAAGATTGATACCATCTGCGGATGTTTTTTGATCGGGCTGATCCCATCGGGCGCGTCTGACCCCTATGCGCTCAGGCGGCAGGGTATCGGGCTCTTGCAGATTATCCTGGCAAATGGTTTTGCCCTGTCTTTAAATGAGCTGATCGCGATGAGCCTTGCCACGTTTAAGGACATAAAGCCCCATACGTCTTTTGAGGAAGCTGCCGGGCAGGCAGAATCATTTTTGATGAACCGCCTGGCGCATATATTGGAATCCGAAGGGATTGCCAGGGATGCCGTGGCAGCCGTCCTTTCGGTCTCTCAATCCGATGAGCTGCCGGTTATTGCCGAGAAGGCCCGCTCGCTTCAGCAGCTTAAAAACGAGCCGGAATTTGATACCCTGGCGACCGGCTTTAAGCGCGTGGTGAACATCATCCGAAAGGCGGACCCCGCGGACACGGCAAATGAAACAGTGGAGCCCTCGCTTTTTGAGTATCCGGCGGAAAACGCCCTGTTTGATAAGTTTACGGCCATTCGGGAAGAGGTCAGACAAATGCTGGCAGAGAGGCGGATTGACCAGGCATTTACTGCGGTCGCCGCGCTGCGCAGTCCGGTGGACCAATTTTTTGACGATGTGCTGGTAATGAGTGATAATGCCGGGCTGCGGCAGAACCGCCTGGCGTTGTTAAGCCGGATATCCCGGCTATTTGCGTTACTGGCGGATTTTTCGAAAATTTCAACATAG
- a CDS encoding glycine--tRNA ligase subunit alpha: protein MKFQDVILSLQNFWAQKGCIIEQPYDLEVGAGTFHPATLLKALGPEPWKVAYVQPSRRPTDGRYGENPYRLQHYYQFQVILKPSPLDVQTQFLQSLKKLGIDALEHDIRFIEDDWESPTLGAAGLGWEVWLDGMEITQFTYFQMTGSIEVHPVSVEITYGLERICMYLQGVDNVFDLKWNDRLNYGDIHHREEVEQSTYNFEAADVEMLFDFFSKFEAESTRIIADDLVVPAYEYCLKCSHVFNLLDARGAISVTERTGYIARIRQLARKCSEAYIRQREALGHPLMG from the coding sequence ATGAAGTTTCAGGACGTGATCCTTTCTTTACAGAATTTCTGGGCGCAGAAAGGCTGTATTATTGAACAGCCTTATGATCTGGAAGTGGGGGCCGGTACCTTTCATCCGGCAACACTTTTAAAGGCCCTGGGGCCGGAACCCTGGAAAGTGGCTTATGTACAGCCGTCCCGGCGGCCCACGGACGGCAGGTACGGTGAAAACCCCTATCGGCTCCAGCATTATTATCAGTTCCAGGTGATTCTTAAACCTTCCCCGCTGGATGTGCAGACCCAGTTTCTGCAAAGTCTCAAAAAACTGGGCATCGATGCGCTGGAACACGATATCCGGTTTATTGAGGATGACTGGGAATCCCCGACCCTGGGTGCCGCCGGCCTGGGCTGGGAGGTTTGGCTGGACGGGATGGAGATCACCCAGTTCACCTATTTTCAGATGACCGGAAGCATTGAGGTGCATCCGGTGTCTGTGGAAATCACCTATGGCCTGGAGCGGATCTGCATGTACCTGCAGGGTGTGGACAATGTGTTTGACCTGAAATGGAATGATCGTTTGAATTACGGGGATATTCATCATCGGGAGGAGGTGGAGCAGTCCACGTATAATTTTGAAGCTGCGGATGTTGAGATGCTGTTTGACTTTTTCAGTAAATTTGAAGCCGAGTCCACCCGCATCATTGCGGATGATCTGGTGGTGCCGGCGTATGAATACTGCCTTAAATGTTCGCATGTCTTTAATCTTCTCGATGCCCGCGGCGCCATCAGCGTGACCGAGCGAACCGGCTATATCGCCCGAATTCGGCAGCTGGCCCGGAAGTGTTCCGAGGCATACATTCGTCAGCGCGAAGCCTTGGGGCATCCGTTGATGGGTTAG